Proteins co-encoded in one Halorussus vallis genomic window:
- a CDS encoding helix-turn-helix domain-containing protein produces the protein MAVIVEFAIASEAFPFGRAVGGDPDVTVSLEQVIPLKEGRIPFVWASGSDFDDVESTLRKSDIVKRVEVMTRVEDSVLYYVEWYESKEAFMNGLVEANGAILDAHGDSTWAFTAQFKNHADLTRFHQFYQAHDFPVHIDRVYSLSEEPGDTYGFGLTPPQREALVGAVEGGYFAVPRETTLDEIAEKLNISRQAASERVRRGAEKILRKALLGLSAKDFELASPDDE, from the coding sequence GTGGCCGTCATCGTCGAGTTCGCCATCGCCTCCGAGGCGTTCCCGTTCGGCCGCGCCGTCGGCGGCGACCCGGACGTGACCGTCTCGCTCGAACAGGTCATCCCGCTGAAGGAGGGCCGAATTCCGTTCGTCTGGGCGAGCGGTTCGGACTTCGACGACGTCGAATCGACGCTCCGCAAGAGCGACATCGTCAAGCGCGTCGAGGTGATGACCCGGGTCGAGGACAGCGTGCTCTACTACGTCGAGTGGTACGAGAGTAAGGAGGCATTCATGAACGGCCTCGTTGAGGCCAACGGTGCGATTCTGGACGCTCACGGCGATTCGACGTGGGCGTTCACGGCCCAGTTCAAGAACCACGCCGACCTTACGCGGTTCCACCAGTTCTACCAGGCCCACGACTTCCCGGTCCACATCGACCGAGTCTACTCGCTGAGCGAGGAACCGGGCGACACGTACGGCTTCGGGCTGACACCGCCTCAGCGAGAGGCCCTGGTGGGGGCGGTCGAAGGCGGCTACTTCGCCGTCCCCCGCGAAACCACGCTCGACGAGATCGCCGAGAAGCTAAACATCTCGCGTCAGGCGGCGTCCGAGCGCGTCCGGCGGGGCGCCGAGAAGATACTTCGGAAGGCGCTGTTGGGGCTTTCGGCGAAGGACTTCGAACTCGCGAGCCCCGACGACGAGTAG
- a CDS encoding DUF7565 family protein, whose protein sequence is MTDWECGIDDCGEEFDTVEEAIVHQTTDHKRPECKVCGSVVPDGYFAIRHAFDEHSRAEYVRAYGASAAEVRRRERVRDAIEEEADLQAVVNKLDEVTGGI, encoded by the coding sequence ATGACCGACTGGGAATGCGGCATCGACGACTGCGGCGAGGAGTTCGACACCGTCGAGGAGGCCATCGTCCACCAGACCACCGACCACAAGCGCCCGGAGTGCAAGGTCTGCGGGTCGGTGGTCCCCGACGGCTACTTCGCCATTCGACACGCCTTCGACGAGCACTCGCGGGCCGAGTACGTCCGGGCCTACGGCGCGAGCGCCGCGGAGGTCCGGCGGCGCGAGCGCGTCCGGGACGCCATCGAGGAGGAGGCCGACCTGCAGGCGGTCGTGAACAAACTCGACGAAGTGACCGGCGGCATCTGA
- a CDS encoding acyl-CoA dehydrogenase family protein, whose translation MELLSEDIVPEYAREVKREAREFAAEHVAPNAEECFRRGEYPWEILKAGQDAGLVAQDIGEEYGGRGFDVVQMLALAEEWFRADAGIALTLQLASFGAEIVEAHGSVELKDEYLRPVAAGDQITGLAVSEPETGSDLSGMTTAAEKDEETGEWVLNGEKYWIGNGVEADWITVYARTGDDPDNRYGNHSLFVVPTDTEGYDAEHIPEKMGMRASKQAHIVFDDCRIPEDHLVGTEGAGFLMLAEFFNHGRTVVSGHGLGLAAAAIEEAWEFVHGREEFGRTIADFQAVQHGLADMRTEFESARALTYRAAQKVRDGDEAGLWAAMAKVKATETATDCAEQSMQFHGGRSILTDRRIARVYRDVRIPVVYEGANEIQRNLVYRQS comes from the coding sequence ATGGAACTGCTCTCCGAGGACATCGTCCCCGAGTACGCCCGCGAGGTCAAGCGGGAGGCCCGCGAGTTCGCCGCCGAGCACGTCGCGCCCAACGCCGAGGAGTGTTTCAGACGCGGCGAGTACCCCTGGGAGATACTCAAGGCCGGACAGGACGCCGGCCTCGTCGCCCAGGACATCGGCGAGGAGTACGGCGGCCGGGGTTTCGACGTGGTCCAGATGCTCGCGCTGGCCGAGGAGTGGTTCCGGGCCGACGCCGGCATCGCGCTGACGCTCCAACTCGCCAGTTTCGGCGCCGAAATCGTCGAGGCACACGGCTCCGTGGAACTGAAAGACGAGTACCTCCGACCCGTCGCCGCGGGCGACCAGATAACCGGCCTCGCGGTTTCGGAACCCGAGACGGGTAGCGACCTCTCAGGGATGACGACCGCCGCCGAGAAGGACGAGGAAACTGGCGAGTGGGTGCTCAACGGCGAGAAGTACTGGATCGGCAACGGCGTCGAGGCCGACTGGATCACCGTCTACGCCCGGACCGGCGACGACCCCGACAACCGCTACGGCAACCACTCGCTGTTCGTCGTGCCGACCGACACCGAGGGTTACGACGCCGAGCACATCCCCGAGAAGATGGGGATGCGCGCGAGCAAGCAGGCCCACATCGTCTTCGACGACTGCCGGATTCCCGAAGACCACCTCGTCGGAACGGAGGGCGCGGGATTCCTGATGCTCGCGGAGTTCTTCAACCACGGCCGGACCGTCGTCTCGGGCCACGGTCTCGGCCTGGCGGCCGCCGCCATCGAGGAGGCCTGGGAGTTCGTCCACGGCCGCGAGGAGTTCGGCCGCACCATCGCCGACTTCCAGGCGGTCCAGCACGGACTGGCCGACATGCGCACCGAGTTCGAGTCGGCCCGCGCGCTGACCTACCGGGCCGCCCAGAAGGTCCGGGACGGCGACGAGGCGGGCCTGTGGGCGGCGATGGCGAAGGTGAAGGCGACCGAAACCGCGACCGACTGCGCCGAGCAGAGCATGCAGTTCCACGGCGGCCGCTCCATCCTCACCGACCGACGCATCGCCAGGGTGTACCGCGACGTCCGCATCCCGGTCGTCTACGAGGGTGCGAACGAGATTCAGCGCAACCTGGTCTACCGCCAATCATAA
- a CDS encoding DUF7344 domain-containing protein: MLTILAKEHCRIVFHYFRDRGTETATAEDLVGFLNRRSDGDATADSVAIRLHHSVLPQLAEAGLVDYDARTNAVRYRGHPALEMCLNEVVEDGEIPA, translated from the coding sequence TTGCTGACCATCCTCGCGAAGGAGCACTGCCGTATCGTTTTTCACTACTTCCGCGACCGCGGGACCGAAACCGCGACGGCCGAGGACCTCGTCGGATTTCTGAACCGACGAAGCGACGGCGACGCGACAGCGGACAGCGTCGCGATACGCCTCCACCACTCGGTGCTCCCCCAACTGGCCGAGGCGGGCCTCGTCGACTACGACGCGCGGACCAACGCGGTCCGATACCGGGGCCACCCGGCGCTGGAGATGTGCTTGAACGAGGTCGTCGAAGACGGGGAGATCCCCGCGTGA
- a CDS encoding PHP-associated domain-containing protein, producing MTEGESFRADMHVKTLDERVVERAKARGLDALVYAPHFVRLPDVRERAARFSDDELLVVPGRELFTGNWRTRKHVLALGLDEPIPDFLTLADTMDELAKQDAAVLVPHPEFLTVSLGAADLRRYRDRIDAVEVYNPKHWPHHSSRAQRLAADLDLPPFASSYAHLRGSVGEVWTEFEAKISSAADLVAALKEGVDRRVVHRSGWSHRLRCAAEFAHLGWENSYGKIDRLFLSGMEPTHPNHVVYDERFEGVY from the coding sequence GTGACAGAGGGTGAGTCGTTTCGGGCCGACATGCACGTGAAGACGCTCGACGAGCGAGTCGTCGAGCGTGCGAAGGCACGAGGCCTCGATGCGCTGGTGTACGCGCCCCACTTCGTCCGGTTGCCCGACGTCCGCGAGCGGGCGGCCCGATTCTCCGACGACGAACTGCTGGTCGTCCCCGGCCGCGAACTGTTCACCGGCAACTGGCGCACGCGCAAACACGTCCTCGCGCTCGGCCTCGACGAGCCGATTCCGGACTTTCTGACGCTCGCCGACACGATGGACGAACTCGCCAAGCAGGATGCCGCGGTGCTCGTGCCCCACCCGGAGTTCCTCACGGTGTCGCTCGGCGCGGCCGACCTCCGGCGGTACCGCGACCGAATCGACGCCGTCGAGGTGTACAACCCCAAGCACTGGCCCCACCACAGCTCCCGGGCCCAGCGGCTGGCGGCCGACCTCGACCTGCCGCCGTTCGCCTCCTCGTACGCACATCTTCGAGGATCGGTCGGCGAGGTCTGGACCGAGTTCGAGGCCAAAATCTCTTCGGCGGCCGACCTCGTCGCGGCGCTCAAAGAGGGCGTCGACCGCCGGGTCGTCCATCGGAGCGGGTGGAGCCACCGCCTGCGGTGTGCCGCCGAGTTCGCCCATCTCGGCTGGGAGAACTCCTACGGGAAGATAGACCGCCTGTTCCTCTCGGGGATGGAGCCGACCCACCCGAACCACGTCGTCTACGACGAGCGGTTCGAGGGCGTCTACTGA
- a CDS encoding protein translocase SEC61 complex subunit gamma, whose amino-acid sequence MDVKLDLSSYVRVLKLASTPSWEEFSKIATIAGAGILLVGILGFIIFAIMSFTPA is encoded by the coding sequence ATGGACGTCAAGTTAGACCTCTCGTCGTACGTTCGCGTGCTCAAGCTGGCCAGCACGCCGTCGTGGGAGGAGTTCTCCAAAATCGCGACCATCGCCGGGGCGGGAATCCTCCTCGTCGGCATACTCGGCTTTATCATCTTCGCGATCATGAGTTTCACGCCAGCGTAG
- a CDS encoding transcription elongation factor Spt5, translating into MGMYAVKTTASQERTVADMIINREEPEIHAVLAPDSLTSYVMVEADNDAVITRVLEEIPHARNMVPGKSSISEVEHFLSPTPDVEGIAEGDIVELIAGPFKGEKAQVQRIDEGKDQVTVELYEATVPIPVTVRGDQIRVLDSEER; encoded by the coding sequence ATGGGAATGTACGCAGTCAAGACGACCGCGAGCCAGGAGCGCACCGTCGCCGACATGATCATCAACCGCGAGGAGCCCGAGATTCACGCGGTCCTCGCGCCCGACTCGCTCACGAGTTACGTGATGGTCGAGGCCGACAACGACGCCGTCATCACTCGCGTGCTCGAAGAGATTCCCCACGCCCGGAACATGGTCCCGGGCAAGAGCAGTATCTCGGAAGTCGAGCACTTCCTCTCGCCGACCCCCGACGTGGAGGGTATCGCGGAGGGCGACATCGTCGAACTCATCGCCGGCCCGTTCAAGGGCGAGAAGGCCCAGGTCCAGCGCATCGACGAGGGCAAGGACCAGGTGACGGTCGAACTGTACGAGGCGACCGTCCCGATTCCGGTGACTGTGCGGGGCGACCAGATTCGCGTTCTCGACTCCGAAGAGCGCTGA
- a CDS encoding metal-dependent hydrolase codes for MNKEGHVLNAVLLSIGLGYVFHPAGDVPTFRAIAEVSVPVILGALFPDVDTAFGKHRKTLHNLPVLAIFYAWPVYFGNLHFVWVGVATHYVLDVVGNKRGIALFYPYEKEYGLPTGVPVSSKWATTATVLVTGIEVAVVAAIVHFDLPVADLTTTVAGLV; via the coding sequence ATGAACAAGGAAGGCCACGTGCTGAACGCGGTCCTACTGAGCATCGGGTTGGGGTACGTCTTCCACCCGGCGGGCGACGTGCCGACGTTCCGGGCCATCGCGGAGGTGTCGGTCCCGGTCATCCTCGGCGCGCTCTTCCCCGACGTGGACACCGCCTTCGGCAAGCACCGCAAGACGCTGCACAACCTCCCCGTGCTGGCGATATTCTACGCGTGGCCCGTCTACTTCGGCAACCTCCACTTCGTCTGGGTCGGCGTGGCGACCCACTACGTCCTCGACGTCGTGGGGAACAAGCGCGGCATCGCGCTGTTCTACCCCTACGAGAAGGAGTACGGACTCCCGACGGGCGTGCCCGTGTCGAGCAAGTGGGCGACCACGGCGACGGTGCTGGTCACCGGCATCGAAGTCGCGGTCGTGGCGGCCATCGTCCACTTCGACCTGCCGGTCGCCGACCTCACGACGACCGTGGCGGGACTGGTCTGA
- a CDS encoding HAD family hydrolase, with the protein MDAVFFDLDGTLVDLDGTYDAVFETALTDCGVTPRPEHGERYNEAFFEYFGECRSDPYREAMADLREAFDLDPTAEALADALVAAELERTELRPGAREVLDALDAPDRPLGVLTNGAGPVQRRKLDRLGVADRFDVVVASCEVGAGKPDPEIFAAAKRALPADGYVFVADDLERDVLPAQQSGFAGVYLRNEADDEAYVEANADHAVESLREVPAVLNE; encoded by the coding sequence ATGGACGCGGTCTTCTTCGACCTCGACGGCACGCTCGTCGACCTCGACGGGACGTACGACGCCGTCTTCGAGACGGCGCTGACCGACTGCGGCGTGACCCCGCGGCCGGAACACGGCGAGCGCTACAACGAGGCGTTCTTCGAGTACTTCGGCGAGTGCCGGTCCGACCCCTACCGCGAGGCGATGGCCGACCTGCGCGAGGCGTTCGACCTCGACCCCACGGCCGAGGCGCTCGCCGACGCGCTGGTGGCGGCCGAACTCGAACGAACCGAACTCCGGCCGGGCGCCCGCGAGGTCCTCGACGCCCTGGACGCCCCGGACCGACCGCTGGGCGTGCTCACCAACGGCGCGGGGCCGGTCCAGCGCCGGAAGTTGGACCGCCTCGGCGTCGCCGACCGCTTCGACGTGGTGGTCGCCTCCTGCGAGGTCGGCGCGGGCAAACCCGACCCCGAGATCTTCGCGGCCGCCAAGCGGGCACTGCCGGCCGACGGCTACGTCTTCGTCGCCGACGACCTCGAACGCGACGTGCTCCCGGCCCAGCAGTCCGGATTCGCGGGGGTATACCTCCGGAACGAGGCCGACGACGAGGCGTACGTCGAAGCGAACGCCGACCACGCCGTCGAGTCGCTCCGCGAGGTGCCGGCCGTCCTGAACGAATAG